In the genome of Desulfuromonas sp. DDH964, one region contains:
- a CDS encoding toxin-antitoxin system YwqK family antitoxin, producing the protein MKWTTRLLLGGLCLLLLVLPDVARAASKGYYENGNLKWEYIYSGGELTEARFYNEDGQLKSVNVYQGGELTEAHGYEPGGKRKWQTLYQGGKMVTGREYYDSGEIEKEYAYQGDKVNGSYKKFDKSGQLREEFTYKDGVLDGPGKTWYETGELKSEFNYRNGELDGPFKQYFANGKVQGEFLYKNGILQ; encoded by the coding sequence ATGAAATGGACGACGCGACTGCTGCTGGGAGGTCTCTGCCTGCTGCTGTTGGTTCTGCCGGACGTGGCAAGGGCGGCGAGCAAGGGCTATTATGAGAACGGCAACCTGAAGTGGGAATATATCTATTCCGGCGGTGAGTTGACCGAGGCCCGCTTTTACAATGAGGACGGGCAACTGAAGTCGGTCAATGTCTACCAGGGTGGCGAATTGACCGAGGCCCACGGCTACGAGCCGGGCGGCAAGCGCAAGTGGCAGACCCTCTACCAGGGTGGCAAGATGGTCACCGGTCGTGAGTACTACGACAGTGGTGAAATCGAAAAGGAATATGCCTACCAGGGGGACAAGGTCAACGGCAGCTACAAGAAGTTCGACAAGAGCGGCCAGTTGCGGGAGGAGTTCACCTACAAGGATGGCGTCCTCGATGGCCCGGGAAAAACCTGGTACGAAACCGGGGAACTGAAGAGCGAGTTCAATTATCGCAACGGCGAACTCGACGGCCCCTTCAAGCAGTATTTCGCCAATGGCAAGGTGCAGGGGGAGTTTCTCTACAAGAACGGCATCCTGCAGTAG
- the pfkA gene encoding 6-phosphofructokinase yields the protein MKRLAVLTSGGDCSGMNAAIRGVVRGALVHGVEVIGIHKGYKGLIEGQWERLTTRSVSGMLQRGGTFLQSARCREMLEPAGQQRAVANLATAGIEGVVVIGGDGSLRGALALHRLGVPVIGVPASIDNDLPFTDMSLGVDTALNNIIHAVDCLKDTASSHDRTFVVETMGRNCGYLAVTSAIACGAEFALIPEVPFDLEQICRVLRQRFTEGRDNSLLMVAEGAGRAQEIADLIKDSIGFETRIMVLGHYQRGGAPSVFDRLLAARFGVAAVELLLDGAAGKMIGLSCGKLTTSDLETVATAGRRPIDESILALASVLGH from the coding sequence ATGAAACGTCTGGCGGTATTGACCAGTGGTGGCGATTGTTCGGGCATGAACGCCGCCATCCGTGGCGTCGTGCGCGGCGCCCTGGTCCATGGGGTGGAAGTCATTGGTATTCACAAGGGGTACAAGGGACTGATCGAGGGGCAGTGGGAGCGCCTGACCACCCGGTCGGTGAGTGGCATGCTGCAACGGGGGGGCACCTTCCTGCAGAGCGCGCGCTGCCGCGAAATGCTGGAACCTGCGGGACAGCAGCGGGCGGTCGCCAACCTGGCCACGGCCGGAATCGAAGGGGTCGTGGTGATCGGCGGCGATGGCTCCCTGCGCGGCGCCCTCGCCCTGCATCGCCTCGGCGTACCGGTCATCGGGGTTCCGGCCTCCATTGACAACGACCTCCCTTTTACCGACATGTCCCTCGGGGTCGATACCGCGCTCAACAACATTATCCATGCCGTCGACTGCCTCAAGGACACCGCGTCGTCCCACGACCGCACCTTCGTCGTCGAAACCATGGGCCGCAACTGCGGTTATCTGGCCGTCACCTCGGCGATTGCCTGCGGCGCCGAATTTGCCCTGATCCCCGAAGTTCCCTTCGACCTCGAACAGATCTGCCGCGTCCTGCGCCAGCGCTTTACCGAAGGGCGCGACAACTCACTGCTGATGGTCGCCGAGGGGGCCGGCCGGGCCCAGGAGATCGCCGATTTGATCAAGGACAGCATCGGTTTTGAAACGCGCATCATGGTCCTGGGCCATTATCAGCGCGGCGGCGCGCCGAGCGTCTTCGACCGGCTCCTTGCCGCGCGTTTCGGGGTTGCCGCGGTCGAGCTCCTCCTGGACGGGGCAGCGGGCAAGATGATCGGTCTCTCCTGCGGCAAATTGACGACCAGCGACCTCGAGACGGTCGCCACCGCCGGGCGCCGGCCGATCGACGAAAGCATCCTCGCCCTGGCGTCGGTCCTCGGGCACTGA
- the lon gene encoding endopeptidase La codes for MEGFAPEPEQFPVYPMREQVSFPHMVFPLFVGREEMALLDAALRADHLLVIVTCFSTRLPCAWHDLAPIGTLCRINRIFRLQDGSCKATVEGGQRIRLRECCQHSPFFVARCEPIVEERQPGLVAEALVQSVHALLKIALASGRPLPGDVLKMIDQVEDPGRLADLVAVYLNPGLREAQRILEILAPLERLKEVYLLLTAEVQKLQVQGEIQAGVSKRVGRSQKEYLLREQMRQIQEELGDDDPRQSELQELRRRIEACNLPDAAQRVALRELSRLEHINPGSPEYTVARTYLETLSNVPWQTGSDDQLDVAHAQQVLDADHFGLTEVKERILEYLAVRSLRPTSHGPILCFVGPPGVGKTSLGRSIARALGRQFIRISLGGMKDEAEIRGHRRTYIGALPGRIIQEICRAEVNNPVFMLDEVDKIGQDFRGDPASALLEVLDPEQNDSFTDHYLDIPFDLSRVMFITTANLLEPIPHALRDRMEVIHLSGYADRDKLEIAFRYLIPKQCEENGLAGHDLEFSRAAVAKLIQDYTREAGVRGLERQLAAICRKLARQLAQGESAPHRIEAADVEERLGARKFFTDAAAGEDRVGVVTGLAWTEAGGDIIFVEATRMAGKKDLQLTGSLGEVMQESARTALSFIRSRAADFAIDPSIFERSDLHIHVPAGAIPKDGPSAGITIAVALISLLSGRPARRSVAMTGELTLTGRLLPVGGVREKVLAAHRAGVKTVLLPALNRENLADLEPELLTEIRVVTVASLEEVVEWSLLPAPAAASRPFAPASGSFAAG; via the coding sequence ATGGAGGGATTCGCCCCGGAACCCGAGCAGTTCCCGGTCTATCCGATGCGGGAGCAGGTGAGCTTTCCGCACATGGTCTTTCCCCTCTTTGTCGGCCGGGAGGAGATGGCGCTGCTCGATGCGGCCCTGCGCGCCGACCATCTGCTCGTTATCGTCACCTGCTTCAGCACCAGGCTTCCCTGCGCCTGGCACGACCTCGCCCCCATCGGTACCCTCTGCCGGATCAACCGGATTTTCCGCCTCCAGGATGGCAGCTGCAAGGCGACGGTGGAGGGGGGGCAGCGGATTCGCCTGCGCGAGTGTTGCCAGCACTCTCCCTTCTTCGTCGCCCGCTGTGAACCGATCGTGGAAGAGCGGCAGCCGGGGCTGGTGGCCGAGGCCCTGGTCCAGAGCGTTCACGCCCTGCTCAAAATCGCCCTGGCCAGTGGCCGCCCCCTCCCCGGCGATGTCCTGAAGATGATTGACCAGGTCGAAGATCCGGGGCGCCTGGCCGACCTGGTGGCGGTCTACCTCAACCCCGGCTTGCGGGAAGCGCAGCGGATTCTCGAGATTCTCGCCCCCCTGGAGCGCCTCAAGGAGGTCTATCTCCTCCTCACCGCCGAGGTTCAGAAGCTCCAGGTCCAGGGGGAAATCCAGGCCGGGGTCAGCAAGCGGGTCGGCCGCTCGCAGAAGGAATACCTGCTGCGCGAACAGATGCGGCAGATCCAGGAGGAACTCGGCGATGACGACCCCCGGCAGTCGGAACTGCAGGAGCTGCGGCGCCGCATCGAAGCATGCAACCTGCCCGATGCAGCGCAGCGGGTTGCCCTGCGGGAATTGAGCCGGCTGGAGCATATCAACCCCGGTTCGCCCGAATATACCGTCGCCCGCACCTACCTCGAAACCCTCAGCAACGTCCCCTGGCAGACCGGCAGCGACGACCAGCTCGATGTCGCCCACGCCCAGCAGGTCCTCGATGCCGACCACTTCGGGCTCACCGAGGTCAAGGAACGCATCCTCGAATACCTGGCGGTGCGCAGCCTGCGCCCCACCAGCCACGGCCCGATCCTCTGTTTCGTCGGCCCCCCGGGGGTCGGCAAGACCTCGCTGGGGCGTTCCATCGCCCGGGCCCTGGGGCGCCAATTTATCCGCATCTCCCTCGGCGGCATGAAGGATGAGGCGGAGATCCGCGGTCACCGGCGCACCTATATTGGCGCGCTGCCGGGGCGGATCATCCAGGAGATCTGCCGGGCCGAGGTCAACAACCCGGTCTTCATGCTCGACGAGGTCGACAAGATCGGCCAGGATTTTCGGGGCGACCCGGCGTCGGCGCTGCTCGAGGTCCTGGACCCGGAGCAGAACGATTCCTTCACCGACCACTACCTCGACATCCCCTTCGACCTGTCGCGGGTGATGTTCATTACCACCGCCAATCTGCTCGAACCGATTCCCCACGCCCTGCGCGACCGGATGGAGGTGATCCACCTCTCCGGGTATGCCGACCGCGATAAGCTGGAGATCGCCTTTCGCTACCTGATTCCGAAACAGTGCGAGGAGAATGGCCTGGCCGGGCACGATCTCGAGTTCTCCCGCGCGGCGGTCGCCAAGCTGATCCAGGACTACACCCGCGAGGCCGGGGTGCGCGGTCTGGAACGGCAGCTGGCGGCCATCTGCCGCAAGCTCGCCCGGCAGCTGGCCCAGGGGGAGAGCGCTCCGCACCGGATCGAAGCGGCCGATGTCGAGGAGCGGCTCGGAGCGCGCAAATTTTTTACCGATGCCGCCGCCGGGGAGGATCGGGTCGGTGTGGTGACCGGCCTCGCCTGGACCGAGGCCGGCGGCGACATCATCTTCGTCGAGGCGACGCGCATGGCCGGGAAGAAGGATCTGCAATTGACCGGCAGCCTCGGCGAGGTGATGCAGGAGTCGGCGCGCACCGCGCTCTCCTTTATCCGTTCCCGGGCCGCTGACTTTGCGATCGATCCCTCCATATTCGAGCGCAGCGACCTCCATATCCACGTCCCCGCGGGGGCCATCCCCAAGGATGGCCCTTCGGCCGGGATCACCATTGCCGTTGCCCTGATCTCGCTCCTGAGCGGACGCCCGGCCCGGCGCAGCGTGGCGATGACCGGCGAACTGACCCTCACCGGGCGGCTGCTGCCGGTCGGCGGGGTCCGGGAGAAGGTCCTCGCGGCCCACCGCGCCGGGGTGAAAACGGTGCTCCTCCCGGCGCTCAACCGCGAGAACCTCGCCGACCTCGAGCCCGAGCTGCTGACCGAAATCCGGGTCGTAACGGTCGCCTCCCTGGAGGAGGTGGTCGAATGGAGCCTCCTCCCCGCCCCCGCGGCGGCGAGCCGCCCCTTTGCGCCCGCCAGCGGCTCTTTTGCGGCCGGTTGA
- a CDS encoding M16 family metallopeptidase has translation MNPHFRRFLLAACCGLLVFVSAAGAQTLSDKVRQATLDNGLKLLVVERHDAPTFTAYLTLGVGAVDETSATRGVAHLLEHMLFKGTKRIGTRDWQQEAPLLEKIEEVGSRIDALKDDPQVNAVELARLRATLATLQAEHRQYVVKDEFSRIYAENGGVGYNAFTSKDMTTYLVSLPANKLELWAALESDRMQNAVLREFYTEREVIKEERRRSYEASPGGMLYERLIANAFTVHPYRNPIIGWESDIDHLTLAETRQFLHAYYAPTNAVITLVGDIDFDQARALVERYFGGIPAGTEVAPVTAIEPPQGGEKRLRVEFDAEPQLAIAFHKPTLPDKADYLFDLIDQILAQGRTSRLYRALVVEQQLATSVSTYGAPGSRYSNLFVISAVPRYPHTAAEVEAAIYHELERLASEPVSADELERARTRLQTDRLRYLKGNEGLARMLSYYQVVAGDWRYLVDYDAIVAGLDAEQVRQAVATYLVPANRTVAILDKDGGLQ, from the coding sequence GTGAATCCCCATTTTCGTCGCTTTTTGCTGGCCGCCTGTTGCGGCCTGCTCGTTTTTGTCAGCGCGGCCGGCGCCCAGACCCTGAGCGACAAGGTCCGCCAGGCGACCCTCGACAACGGTCTCAAGCTGCTCGTGGTCGAACGCCATGATGCCCCGACCTTTACCGCTTATCTCACCCTCGGCGTCGGCGCTGTCGACGAGACGAGCGCCACCCGGGGGGTCGCCCATCTGCTTGAGCATATGCTCTTCAAGGGGACCAAACGCATCGGTACCCGCGACTGGCAGCAGGAAGCGCCGCTGCTGGAGAAGATCGAGGAAGTCGGCAGCCGCATCGACGCCCTCAAGGACGACCCCCAGGTCAACGCGGTCGAACTCGCCCGGCTGCGCGCGACCCTCGCCACCCTCCAGGCCGAGCACCGCCAGTACGTGGTCAAGGACGAGTTCTCGCGCATCTATGCCGAGAACGGCGGGGTCGGCTACAACGCCTTTACCAGCAAGGATATGACCACCTACCTGGTCTCGCTGCCGGCCAACAAGCTCGAGCTGTGGGCGGCGCTGGAGTCGGATCGCATGCAGAACGCAGTGCTGCGCGAATTCTACACCGAGCGCGAGGTGATCAAGGAGGAGCGCCGCCGCTCCTACGAAGCGAGCCCCGGCGGCATGCTCTACGAACGGCTGATCGCCAATGCCTTCACGGTGCACCCCTATCGGAATCCGATCATCGGCTGGGAGTCGGACATCGATCATTTGACCCTGGCGGAAACCCGGCAGTTCCTGCATGCCTACTACGCGCCGACCAACGCGGTGATCACCCTGGTCGGGGATATCGACTTCGACCAGGCCAGGGCCCTGGTCGAGCGCTACTTCGGCGGCATTCCGGCTGGAACCGAGGTAGCGCCGGTGACCGCCATCGAGCCGCCGCAGGGGGGGGAGAAACGGCTGCGGGTCGAATTCGACGCCGAGCCGCAACTGGCGATCGCCTTTCACAAGCCGACCCTGCCGGACAAGGCCGATTACCTTTTCGACCTCATCGACCAGATTCTGGCCCAGGGGCGCACCTCCCGCCTCTATCGCGCCCTGGTCGTCGAGCAGCAGCTGGCGACCTCGGTTTCGACCTATGGCGCTCCCGGGTCGCGCTATTCGAACCTCTTCGTCATCAGCGCCGTCCCGCGCTATCCCCACACTGCCGCGGAGGTCGAGGCCGCCATCTATCATGAACTGGAGCGCCTTGCCAGCGAGCCGGTCAGTGCCGATGAGCTGGAGCGGGCCCGCACCCGCCTGCAGACCGACCGGCTGCGCTACCTGAAGGGGAATGAAGGCCTGGCCCGGATGCTCAGCTATTACCAGGTCGTCGCCGGCGACTGGCGCTACCTGGTCGATTACGATGCGATCGTCGCCGGCCTCGACGCCGAGCAGGTGCGCCAGGCGGTTGCCACCTACCTGGTACCGGCAAACCGGACTGTGGCGATCCTCGACAAGGACGGGGGGCTGCAATGA
- a CDS encoding M16 family metallopeptidase, with the protein MKYVSVTTLLACWLLLSLVACTPVPPPGDVTSLHYPPLVFQVPEVEKLTLPGGIRLYLKEDHELPLVEVTAMVGAGDIGDPADRTGQGGLFAALLRTGGAGERGPQAFDDELERLAADLSVEIGTYATTCDLSLRSKDLDSGLQLLADLLRRPRFDGERLELARRQAIEGVRRQDDLPAAIAQRTLMQALYGDHPLGRTPTVVTLSAVSRSDLQAFHQRFFTPDNLWLAITGDFQRDALLASLEQVFGDWQAGPAPRQEIPALPAAAPPALWLATKPVPQTTILAGEVGIDKDAPDLQAVRVMNWILGGGGFNSRLMREVRSNRGLAYSVYSYFQVGRRLPGPFIAGTETKSATTLAVIGLFRAEMERMRQEPVTAAELALAKESLINSFVFAFTDSHEVVSQQLRLDFYGYPADYLQGYRDRLAAVTAADVQQAAQAHLHPDRQALVVVGDPAAFDGDPGGLGLPVTPVLPAAADSPTAKNGPEVKETGR; encoded by the coding sequence ATGAAATACGTCTCCGTGACCACGCTCCTCGCCTGCTGGCTGCTGCTCAGTCTGGTCGCCTGTACCCCCGTGCCGCCGCCGGGGGATGTAACCAGCCTCCATTACCCGCCGCTGGTGTTCCAGGTGCCGGAAGTGGAGAAGCTGACCCTTCCCGGCGGCATCCGCCTCTATCTCAAGGAAGACCACGAACTGCCGCTGGTCGAGGTCACGGCCATGGTCGGCGCCGGCGACATCGGCGATCCGGCCGACCGCACCGGCCAGGGGGGGCTCTTTGCGGCCCTGCTCCGCACTGGCGGCGCCGGGGAACGCGGGCCACAGGCCTTTGATGACGAACTGGAACGCCTCGCTGCCGATCTCAGCGTCGAGATCGGGACCTACGCCACCACTTGCGATCTTTCCCTGCGCAGCAAGGATCTCGATTCCGGGCTGCAACTGCTGGCCGATCTGCTGCGGCGGCCACGCTTTGACGGCGAGCGGCTGGAACTGGCCCGGCGCCAGGCCATCGAAGGGGTGCGGCGGCAGGACGACCTGCCGGCGGCGATCGCCCAGCGCACCCTGATGCAGGCCCTCTACGGCGACCACCCGCTGGGGCGGACGCCGACGGTGGTGACCCTGTCGGCGGTCAGCAGGTCCGATCTACAGGCCTTTCACCAGCGCTTCTTTACGCCGGACAACCTCTGGTTGGCGATCACCGGCGATTTTCAGCGCGACGCGCTGCTGGCCAGTCTGGAACAAGTCTTTGGCGACTGGCAGGCCGGACCGGCGCCCCGCCAGGAGATCCCGGCCCTGCCGGCGGCCGCGCCCCCCGCTCTCTGGCTGGCGACCAAGCCGGTGCCGCAGACGACGATCCTTGCCGGCGAGGTCGGCATCGACAAGGACGCTCCCGATCTCCAGGCGGTGCGGGTGATGAACTGGATTCTCGGCGGCGGCGGCTTTAATTCCCGCCTGATGCGCGAGGTCCGTTCCAATCGGGGACTCGCCTACTCGGTCTATTCCTATTTCCAGGTCGGGCGCCGGCTCCCCGGGCCCTTCATCGCCGGTACCGAGACCAAGAGCGCCACCACCCTCGCGGTGATCGGGCTGTTCCGCGCCGAGATGGAACGGATGCGCCAGGAACCGGTGACCGCGGCGGAACTGGCACTAGCCAAGGAGAGCCTGATCAACTCCTTCGTCTTTGCCTTCACCGACAGCCACGAAGTGGTCAGCCAGCAGCTGCGCCTCGATTTTTACGGTTACCCCGCCGACTACCTGCAGGGCTACCGGGACCGACTCGCTGCAGTGACGGCGGCCGACGTGCAGCAGGCGGCCCAGGCCCATCTGCACCCGGACCGGCAGGCGCTGGTGGTGGTCGGTGACCCGGCCGCCTTTGACGGCGACCCGGGCGGCCTCGGCCTGCCGGTAACGCCGGTCCTTCCCGCCGCGGCGGACAGCCCGACGGCCAAAAATGGGCCGGAAGTCAAAGAGACCGGGCGCTGA
- a CDS encoding MarC family protein, whose protein sequence is MDLLLSFAIQLFIVVDPIAGLPVFLAITPRNSAQERQAMARRGCLVAFLLVVFFLLGGPILLAYLGISTAAVQIAGGLLLFAIALEMLYGRPTGTGTTRREERLAEAKADISITPLAIPLLAGPGAIANCLIFAGRAAGGGDYLQLLAAAAAVFVVTYLLLARANLLAGWLGRLGTAITTRVMGLILAFLAVQYVIDGLHAALEG, encoded by the coding sequence ATGGATCTCCTCCTGAGTTTCGCGATCCAGCTCTTCATCGTTGTCGACCCGATCGCCGGCTTGCCGGTCTTCCTGGCGATCACGCCGCGCAACAGCGCGCAGGAGCGGCAGGCCATGGCGCGCCGCGGCTGCCTGGTGGCGTTCTTGCTGGTCGTCTTTTTCCTCCTCGGCGGCCCGATTCTCCTCGCCTACCTGGGGATTTCGACCGCCGCGGTGCAGATTGCCGGGGGATTGCTCCTCTTCGCCATTGCCCTGGAAATGCTCTATGGCCGACCGACCGGGACCGGGACGACCCGGCGCGAGGAGCGCCTGGCCGAAGCCAAGGCCGACATCTCGATCACGCCGCTGGCGATCCCGCTCCTCGCCGGCCCCGGCGCCATTGCCAACTGCCTGATCTTTGCCGGCCGCGCTGCGGGGGGAGGGGATTACCTCCAGCTCCTGGCCGCGGCAGCTGCCGTTTTCGTCGTCACTTACCTTCTGCTGGCACGGGCGAATCTCCTCGCCGGCTGGCTCGGCCGCCTCGGGACCGCGATCACCACCCGGGTGATGGGGCTGATCCTCGCCTTTCTCGCCGTACAATATGTCATCGACGGCCTGCATGCTGCTCTGGAAGGGTGA
- a CDS encoding YkgJ family cysteine cluster protein, with translation MDLGQFDQLLTDYRQLVNRIDRHAAAVASACGDQLACHPGCAGCCRQITVSAIEALALWRALQDLPPAAAAALRAAAVAAEASEECPLLEGGLCRLYAARPLICRTHGLPLLVEDEAGRRVDFCPLNFTAGGTLPGALVLDLERLNTLLALLNRQFLEVLASKQIELPDRLSLGVALSLQL, from the coding sequence ATGGACCTCGGCCAGTTTGATCAGCTCCTGACCGACTATCGCCAGCTGGTGAACCGGATCGACCGCCATGCCGCAGCCGTGGCTTCGGCCTGTGGCGACCAGCTCGCCTGTCACCCCGGTTGTGCCGGCTGCTGCCGGCAGATCACCGTCTCTGCCATCGAGGCGCTCGCCCTCTGGCGTGCCCTGCAGGATCTTCCGCCCGCTGCGGCCGCCGCGCTGCGGGCGGCGGCGGTTGCCGCCGAGGCGAGTGAGGAATGCCCGCTCCTGGAAGGGGGACTCTGTCGCCTCTATGCGGCGCGGCCGCTGATCTGCCGCACCCACGGGTTGCCGCTGCTGGTCGAAGATGAGGCCGGCCGCCGGGTCGATTTCTGCCCGCTCAACTTTACCGCCGGCGGGACCCTGCCCGGAGCCCTGGTCCTCGACCTGGAACGGCTCAACACCCTGCTGGCCCTGCTCAATCGCCAGTTTCTCGAAGTGCTGGCGTCCAAACAGATCGAACTCCCGGACCGGCTCAGCCTGGGCGTCGCGCTCTCCCTGCAACTGTGA
- a CDS encoding DUF948 domain-containing protein translates to MSVQIDIFVLIITVVFLVIAAALVPLLLQLKRTASEADALLAELRRELIPTLREFREASERLNRASAQVEAGAGRAGTLLESLGEVGDSIHSVNSFFHRDMARYAGNAAGLWLGIRAASKVILKGLQEKGG, encoded by the coding sequence ATGTCTGTCCAGATCGATATCTTTGTCCTGATCATTACCGTAGTCTTTCTCGTCATCGCGGCGGCACTCGTTCCCTTGCTGCTGCAGCTGAAGCGCACTGCCAGTGAAGCCGATGCGCTGCTGGCCGAGCTGCGCCGCGAACTGATTCCGACCCTGCGGGAATTCCGCGAGGCTTCCGAGCGTCTCAACCGGGCTTCGGCGCAGGTCGAAGCCGGGGCGGGCCGGGCCGGAACGCTTCTCGAGTCGTTGGGCGAGGTCGGGGATTCGATCCACAGCGTCAACAGTTTTTTCCATCGTGACATGGCTCGCTACGCGGGCAATGCGGCCGGTCTCTGGCTGGGGATCCGGGCGGCCAGCAAAGTCATTCTCAAGGGTCTCCAGGAAAAGGGAGGTTGA
- a CDS encoding YtxH domain-containing protein: MADDCRDSGVASVFLAFVLGAAIGGGLALLTAPRSGEETRNRIRDLADETRDRLGKLAEDAESRVKEAVEEGKELLEAKKELVQAAIKAGKEAVEAERAGKSKPA; encoded by the coding sequence ATGGCTGATGATTGCAGGGACTCGGGAGTTGCATCGGTATTCCTGGCGTTTGTGCTTGGGGCCGCCATCGGCGGTGGTCTGGCACTGCTGACAGCGCCCCGCTCCGGCGAAGAAACCCGTAACCGGATCCGGGACCTGGCCGACGAAACCCGGGACCGCCTCGGCAAGCTTGCCGAAGACGCGGAGTCGCGGGTCAAGGAGGCGGTCGAGGAGGGCAAGGAACTTCTTGAAGCGAAGAAGGAACTGGTCCAGGCGGCGATCAAGGCCGGCAAGGAAGCGGTCGAGGCCGAGCGGGCCGGAAAGTCGAAACCGGCGTAA
- a CDS encoding YhjD/YihY/BrkB family envelope integrity protein: MISGQRWRDLRQFFSKGLWEVDPKKLGRGRHILLHPLQLATLVVRDFIADRCMLRASALTYTTLLSIVPLLALMFSVLKGFGVQNSLEPMILERIAVGSEEIVDNIITYIDNTNVGRLGTVGLVALILTVLALLSNIEESFNHIWGVRETRSLMRRFSDYFSVVIFGPILLLAAVSMTATLQTQGFLQHLMNLAYIGPLILFLFKVLPYVAMWAAFTFLYVFMPNIKVQIRSALIGGIVGGTLWQLGQFGYVHFQVGVGRYNAIYGTMAALPIFMVWIYLSWLIVLLGLEVTYASQNLKTIRQEIHGGKVNFTSRERVSLAVLLIIFGAFLRGEEARTQEEIGEELDLPPRLARSTLNDLVRLGFLTVVQGEDQDRYQPAQAPESLAAFTVLRSLRSDGIEFLQRERPERDIVRQLVAQLEKVQEEALEGVSIGELVRRAEEGAQ; the protein is encoded by the coding sequence ATGATTTCAGGTCAACGCTGGCGGGACCTCCGCCAGTTTTTCAGCAAAGGGCTATGGGAGGTCGATCCCAAAAAACTCGGTCGCGGGCGCCATATCCTTCTCCACCCGCTGCAGCTGGCGACCCTGGTGGTACGGGATTTTATTGCCGATCGCTGCATGCTGCGCGCTTCGGCCCTGACCTACACCACTCTTCTCTCGATCGTGCCGCTGCTGGCCCTGATGTTCTCCGTCCTCAAGGGGTTCGGGGTGCAGAACAGCCTGGAGCCGATGATCCTCGAGCGGATCGCCGTTGGGTCCGAGGAGATCGTCGACAATATCATCACCTATATCGACAACACCAACGTCGGCCGCCTCGGAACGGTCGGTCTCGTTGCCCTGATTCTGACGGTTCTCGCCCTCCTCTCCAATATTGAGGAGAGCTTCAACCACATCTGGGGGGTCCGGGAGACGCGCAGCCTGATGCGGCGCTTTTCCGATTACTTTTCCGTCGTCATCTTCGGCCCGATCTTACTCCTGGCCGCCGTTTCGATGACCGCTACCCTGCAAACCCAGGGCTTCCTGCAGCACCTGATGAACCTGGCGTACATCGGCCCACTGATCCTCTTCCTCTTTAAAGTGCTCCCCTACGTGGCGATGTGGGCGGCGTTTACCTTTCTCTATGTCTTCATGCCGAACATCAAGGTGCAGATCCGTTCCGCCCTCATTGGCGGCATTGTCGGTGGCACCCTCTGGCAACTGGGGCAATTTGGCTATGTTCATTTCCAGGTCGGCGTCGGCCGCTACAACGCCATCTATGGAACGATGGCGGCCCTGCCGATCTTCATGGTCTGGATCTATCTCTCCTGGCTGATCGTCCTGCTCGGCCTCGAAGTGACCTATGCCTCGCAAAACCTGAAGACCATCCGCCAGGAAATCCACGGCGGCAAGGTCAACTTTACCAGTCGTGAGCGGGTCTCCCTGGCCGTACTCCTGATTATTTTTGGGGCATTCCTGCGCGGCGAAGAAGCCCGGACCCAGGAAGAGATCGGCGAGGAGCTCGACCTGCCGCCGCGGCTGGCACGCAGCACGCTCAATGACCTGGTGCGACTCGGGTTTCTCACGGTGGTGCAGGGGGAGGATCAGGACCGCTACCAACCGGCGCAGGCGCCGGAGAGTCTTGCCGCCTTTACCGTATTGCGGAGCCTGCGCAGCGATGGCATCGAATTCCTGCAGCGGGAGCGCCCGGAACGGGATATCGTCCGTCAACTGGTGGCGCAGCTGGAAAAGGTCCAGGAGGAGGCGCTGGAAGGGGTGTCGATTGGTGAGCTGGTGCGGCGCGCGGAGGAGGGAGCTCAGTAA